The following coding sequences lie in one Caproicibacterium argilliputei genomic window:
- the folD gene encoding bifunctional methylenetetrahydrofolate dehydrogenase/methenyltetrahydrofolate cyclohydrolase FolD, whose protein sequence is MAKRIDGKAIAAQVRAQVKNEVAQMEEEGYTPGLAVVLVGNDPASHTYVRNKKKACEETGIYSEICELPETVSQQELNSLVQELNRRPDIDGILVQMPLPQGLDESAVINAIAPDKDVDAFHPVNVGHIMIGDFDFLPCTPAGILELLHHEQIEVAGRHCVVIGRSNIVGKPMAMLLLHENGTVTICHSKTQNLPELCRQADILVSAVGKAKFVTADMVKPGAVVIDVGMNRDENGALCGDVDFAQVEPIAAAITPVPGGVGPMTIAMLLKNTLTAARRHNRHGRSDA, encoded by the coding sequence ATGGCTAAACGAATTGACGGCAAGGCGATTGCCGCACAGGTTCGCGCGCAGGTAAAAAATGAAGTTGCACAGATGGAGGAGGAGGGTTACACACCCGGTCTGGCTGTTGTGCTGGTAGGGAATGACCCGGCTTCGCATACGTATGTCCGCAACAAAAAGAAAGCCTGCGAGGAAACCGGTATTTACAGCGAAATTTGCGAGCTGCCGGAAACGGTGTCCCAGCAGGAGCTGAACAGTTTGGTACAGGAATTGAACCGGCGTCCGGATATTGACGGCATTCTGGTGCAGATGCCGCTGCCGCAGGGGCTGGACGAATCGGCGGTCATCAACGCGATTGCGCCGGACAAGGATGTGGATGCCTTTCATCCGGTGAATGTGGGTCACATCATGATTGGTGATTTCGATTTTCTGCCCTGTACGCCGGCGGGTATTCTGGAGCTGTTGCACCACGAGCAGATTGAAGTGGCGGGCAGGCACTGCGTGGTGATTGGTCGCAGCAATATTGTCGGCAAACCGATGGCGATGCTTCTGCTGCATGAAAACGGTACGGTGACAATTTGCCACAGCAAAACGCAAAATCTGCCCGAGCTTTGCCGGCAGGCGGATATTTTGGTGTCTGCCGTCGGCAAGGCAAAGTTTGTCACCGCGGATATGGTGAAACCCGGCGCGGTGGTCATTGACGTTGGGATGAACCGCGATGAAAACGGCGCTTTGTGCGGCGACGTGGACTTTGCGCAGGTGGAGCCGATTGCCGCCGCCATTACCCCGGTGCCCGGCGGGGTGGGACCCATGACGATTGCCATGCTGCTGAAAAATACGCTGACCGCCGCGCGCCGCCACAACCGGCACGGGCGCTCAGACGCTTAG
- the lgt gene encoding prolipoprotein diacylglyceryl transferase produces MLHIRFPELGISLDVNRVAFHIGSFNVYWYGIIIAVGFLLAVLYAMKSAPKFDLDPDKLMNCIIVGILCGIVGARAYYVIFYPGDMFLKNPAKIIDIHDGGLAIYGGVIGGLLGGCITAKLSKMRVSAVLDIASLGFLIGQSIGRWGNFVNQEAFGRETDLPWGMVSENTGNVPVHPCFFYESMWCLIGFILLHFFSRRLRHYDGQVFLLYLLWYGFERFIVEGLRTDSLLLPGLSLRVSQVLAGALVIVSAVALLVLHKRTVLSGVGSPRIMALNGIVDKVPEDLVTDETVQELSAGQEHTEASEEGKPTQEAEQETKAADSAEPAPQETQPNQQEETNG; encoded by the coding sequence ATGCTGCATATTCGATTTCCCGAACTGGGCATCAGCCTGGATGTAAACCGCGTTGCGTTCCATATCGGTTCGTTTAACGTTTACTGGTACGGCATTATTATCGCGGTCGGTTTTCTGCTGGCGGTGCTTTATGCCATGAAGAGCGCCCCGAAGTTTGACCTGGATCCGGACAAACTGATGAACTGCATCATTGTGGGCATCCTTTGCGGAATCGTCGGCGCGCGCGCTTATTATGTGATTTTTTACCCGGGTGATATGTTCCTGAAAAACCCCGCGAAAATCATAGACATTCACGACGGCGGCCTGGCCATTTACGGCGGAGTCATCGGCGGTCTTCTGGGTGGCTGCATTACGGCAAAGCTCAGCAAAATGCGGGTGTCTGCAGTGCTGGACATTGCCTCTCTCGGCTTTTTAATCGGGCAGAGCATCGGCCGCTGGGGCAACTTTGTGAACCAGGAGGCGTTCGGCAGGGAAACCGACCTGCCGTGGGGGATGGTCAGTGAAAATACAGGCAATGTGCCGGTGCATCCCTGCTTTTTCTACGAATCTATGTGGTGCCTGATTGGTTTCATCCTACTGCATTTCTTTTCACGCAGACTGCGGCATTACGATGGGCAGGTTTTTCTTCTGTACCTGCTTTGGTACGGCTTTGAGCGTTTCATTGTGGAGGGTTTGCGCACAGACAGCCTGTTGCTGCCGGGGCTTTCCCTGCGGGTTTCGCAGGTTTTGGCAGGCGCGCTGGTCATTGTCAGCGCCGTGGCACTGCTGGTTCTGCATAAACGCACGGTGTTAAGCGGCGTCGGCAGCCCGCGCATCATGGCGCTCAACGGAATTGTGGACAAAGTACCGGAAGATTTGGTGACAGATGAAACCGTGCAGGAGCTTTCTGCCGGACAGGAGCATACGGAAGCTTCCGAGGAGGGAAAACCTACGCAGGAGGCGGAACAGGAAACGAAGGCTGCTGACAGCGCCGAACCGGCGCCGCAGGAAACACAGCCAAACCAGCAGGAGGAAACGAATGGCTAA
- the yfmH gene encoding EF-P 5-aminopentanol modification-associated protein YfmH gives MSGLQEVKISRMGESYLEMRHSSGLHIMIYPKPQSHTSYAVFGTNYGSIDNVFRRSDEAEPTRVPEGIAHYLEHKMFENADGVDAFAKYAKTGANANAYTSFDKTCYLFSCTDHVYESLEILLDFVQKPYFTEQTVQKEQGIIGQEIRMYEDDPGWRVLFNMLSAMYKNHPVKLDIAGTVESIAKITPELLYECHKTFYNLNNMVLCVVGNVEPQKVLALCDKLLQPSQEVQVQRIFEPEPQGILKNRVSEKGSVAVPVFYLGFKAPAERRASTPELAQIEVLLEALCGESSPLFRRLLDAGLINESSFGNDYFEGPGYAAVVFSGESKDPDAVAAEIQKELAAVRKNGLDPALFADAKKSVYGQAVSGFNSVENLATSMLSAYFAGRSIADDVESIAQITLQDLQERLRVQMLPENAVLSVIHP, from the coding sequence GTGAGTGGTTTGCAGGAAGTAAAAATCAGCCGCATGGGGGAGTCTTATCTGGAAATGCGCCATTCCTCCGGGCTGCACATCATGATTTACCCAAAGCCGCAGAGCCACACTTCCTACGCGGTTTTCGGTACCAACTACGGCTCCATTGACAATGTGTTCCGCCGCTCGGATGAGGCGGAGCCGACCCGTGTGCCAGAAGGCATCGCCCATTATCTGGAGCACAAAATGTTTGAAAACGCGGATGGAGTGGACGCCTTCGCCAAGTACGCTAAAACCGGCGCTAATGCCAATGCCTACACCTCCTTTGATAAAACCTGCTACCTGTTTTCCTGCACGGATCATGTTTATGAATCCCTGGAGATTCTGCTGGACTTTGTGCAGAAGCCGTACTTTACAGAGCAGACGGTGCAGAAGGAACAGGGCATTATCGGGCAGGAAATCCGGATGTACGAGGATGACCCTGGTTGGCGGGTGCTGTTCAATATGCTCTCTGCCATGTATAAGAATCATCCCGTGAAGCTGGATATTGCCGGTACCGTGGAAAGCATTGCGAAAATTACGCCGGAACTGCTGTATGAGTGCCACAAAACGTTCTATAATCTCAACAACATGGTTCTGTGCGTGGTCGGCAATGTAGAGCCGCAGAAAGTGCTGGCGCTTTGCGACAAGCTGCTGCAGCCCTCACAGGAGGTGCAGGTGCAGCGCATTTTTGAGCCGGAACCGCAGGGAATCCTCAAAAACCGTGTTTCGGAAAAAGGCAGCGTGGCGGTGCCGGTGTTTTACCTCGGTTTTAAAGCGCCGGCAGAACGCCGCGCGTCAACGCCGGAACTGGCGCAGATTGAGGTTTTGCTTGAAGCGCTCTGCGGGGAATCCTCGCCGCTGTTCCGCCGCCTGCTGGATGCGGGGCTGATTAACGAGTCCAGCTTCGGCAACGATTACTTTGAAGGGCCGGGCTATGCGGCAGTGGTTTTCAGCGGGGAGTCCAAAGACCCGGATGCGGTTGCCGCGGAAATTCAAAAGGAACTGGCTGCAGTGCGCAAAAACGGACTGGACCCGGCGCTTTTTGCCGATGCGAAAAAGTCCGTTTATGGGCAGGCGGTGTCCGGCTTTAACAGTGTGGAAAATCTTGCGACCAGTATGCTCTCCGCGTATTTTGCGGGCCGCTCCATCGCGGACGATGTGGAGTCCATTGCACAGATTACCCTGCAGGATCTGCAGGAAAGGCTGCGGGTGCAGATGCTGCCGGAAAACGCGGTTCTTTCCGTGATCCATCCCTGA
- the yfmF gene encoding EF-P 5-aminopentanol modification-associated protein YfmF yields the protein MNQVEQSTLHEGIRFRSVRDTKFKTFRISVNFLLPLQKDTAAANALLPFLLSRCSRAYPDFTLMSRKLASLYGASLGAEVGKLGNLQVLTVSASGIAERYALENEHLAAELTEVLCGALFDPALENGRFREEDFRQEQRQTLEQLDAEFSDKRAFALTRCTEIMCADEPFGLHRFGSRDAVEHLTVEQVTQAWRQMLQTARVEILALGDLDPQPVAKRLAKAFDGVVRQYAPLQNTVDCAHSKEISHVTDRQDVVQGKMVLGLRVQTSQRQNPELVPAARLMSAIFGGTPNSKLFLNVREKMSLCYYCASLYNSMLGLMFVQSGVEFENMEKAEQAILEQLKAVQGGEFTDADIAAAKLSMVNNYNGVADSLSALEGWYLSQSVSAQVYTPEAYAKLVQDASREDIVRTAQGVYLDTVYCLKGQKEAAQ from the coding sequence ATGAATCAAGTCGAGCAGAGCACTCTGCACGAAGGCATCCGTTTCAGAAGCGTTCGTGATACGAAGTTTAAAACCTTCCGTATTTCCGTCAATTTTTTGTTGCCGCTGCAAAAAGATACGGCTGCGGCCAATGCGCTGCTGCCGTTTTTGCTCAGCCGCTGCTCGCGCGCGTATCCGGACTTTACGCTGATGAGCCGGAAGCTGGCGTCCCTGTACGGGGCGTCGCTGGGCGCGGAGGTCGGCAAGCTTGGCAATCTGCAGGTGCTGACTGTTTCCGCAAGCGGCATTGCTGAACGGTATGCCCTGGAAAACGAACATCTGGCGGCGGAGCTGACCGAGGTGCTGTGCGGGGCGCTGTTTGATCCGGCGCTGGAAAACGGCAGATTTCGGGAAGAGGACTTCCGCCAGGAACAGCGTCAAACGCTGGAGCAGCTGGATGCGGAGTTCAGCGACAAGCGCGCTTTCGCGCTGACTCGCTGCACGGAAATCATGTGTGCGGACGAGCCGTTCGGTTTGCACCGTTTTGGCTCCCGTGACGCGGTGGAACACCTGACAGTGGAGCAGGTGACGCAGGCTTGGCGGCAGATGCTGCAAACCGCCCGCGTGGAAATCCTCGCGCTGGGGGATTTGGACCCGCAGCCGGTTGCAAAGCGCCTTGCCAAGGCGTTTGACGGCGTGGTGCGCCAGTATGCGCCGCTGCAGAACACTGTGGACTGCGCACATTCCAAAGAAATTTCCCATGTGACAGACCGTCAGGATGTGGTGCAGGGGAAAATGGTGCTGGGCCTGCGGGTGCAGACTTCACAGCGGCAGAATCCGGAACTGGTGCCGGCAGCTCGGCTGATGAGCGCTATTTTCGGCGGCACGCCGAACAGCAAGCTGTTTCTGAATGTCCGCGAAAAAATGAGCCTGTGCTATTACTGCGCTTCTCTTTACAATTCCATGCTCGGTCTGATGTTCGTGCAGAGCGGCGTGGAGTTTGAAAATATGGAAAAGGCGGAACAGGCCATTTTGGAGCAGTTGAAAGCGGTGCAGGGCGGGGAATTTACAGATGCGGATATTGCCGCGGCGAAGCTTTCTATGGTGAATAACTACAACGGCGTGGCGGATTCCCTTTCCGCACTGGAGGGCTGGTATTTGTCCCAATCCGTTTCCGCGCAGGTTTACACGCCGGAAGCGTATGCCAAGTTGGTGCAGGATGCCAGCCGCGAGGACATTGTCCGCACAGCGCAGGGCGTGTATTTGGACACGGTCTACTGCCTAAAAGGGCAAAAGGAGGCTGCACAGTGA
- a CDS encoding DMT family transporter codes for MKVFNRTKSGELGLTLATVLWGLCFAVSKDANAQVPPAWQVGLRFSAAAVLMALLFHRRLKQLNRRTVLSGLLLGVLIFTGYYLQTVALQYTTAGKSAFLTAIYVVLVPFLYWAVRHTKPGVQHLFSAVLCLCGVGLLSLDGGGLRLGLGEVLTLATGVVYAFHIVCMGITAEDSDPILLTFVQFVVCGALGCAVAGFTAPLPVWDTGSVLSMAYLAVPGTMIPMSLQCFAQKYVKPGKAALLMSLESVFGCLFGILLLGEHPTWKIAGGFVLIFAAMILSEIPLSKQSVSRQNRALKN; via the coding sequence ATGAAAGTGTTCAATCGTACAAAATCCGGCGAACTCGGTTTGACCCTGGCCACGGTGCTCTGGGGACTGTGCTTCGCCGTGTCTAAGGACGCCAACGCGCAGGTTCCGCCCGCCTGGCAGGTGGGTCTGCGGTTTTCTGCCGCCGCCGTGCTCATGGCGCTGCTCTTTCACCGAAGGCTCAAACAGCTGAACCGCCGCACGGTACTGAGCGGCCTGCTGCTGGGCGTGCTCATCTTTACGGGCTATTATCTGCAGACTGTGGCGCTGCAGTACACCACCGCCGGAAAAAGCGCGTTTTTGACCGCTATTTATGTGGTGCTGGTTCCGTTTCTGTATTGGGCGGTTCGGCACACAAAGCCGGGTGTGCAGCACCTGTTCTCCGCCGTGCTGTGCCTTTGTGGCGTGGGGCTGCTTTCCCTAGACGGCGGCGGCCTGCGTCTTGGCCTTGGCGAAGTACTGACGCTCGCCACAGGCGTGGTCTATGCCTTTCACATTGTGTGCATGGGCATCACGGCGGAAGACAGCGACCCCATTCTGCTGACCTTCGTGCAGTTTGTAGTTTGCGGCGCGCTTGGCTGCGCCGTAGCGGGCTTTACCGCGCCGCTGCCGGTCTGGGATACCGGCTCCGTGCTTTCCATGGCCTATCTGGCAGTGCCCGGCACGATGATTCCTATGAGCCTGCAGTGTTTCGCGCAAAAATACGTGAAGCCCGGAAAAGCTGCCCTGCTGATGTCGCTGGAAAGCGTTTTCGGCTGTCTGTTCGGCATTCTGCTGCTCGGAGAGCACCCCACCTGGAAGATTGCCGGCGGCTTCGTGCTGATTTTCGCCGCAATGATTCTTTCGGAGATTCCGCTGTCAAAGCAAAGCGTCTCCCGGCAAAACCGCGCATTGAAAAACTAA
- the cdd gene encoding cytidine deaminase — MEPVELLEAAKQARGNAYTPYSNFHVGAALLTKDGRIFLGANVENSSYGATICAERSALAAAVSSGARSFAAIAIVGAPGGEKADAPCPPCGICRQVMSEFCGPDFPVYLADGHGGVQKHRLGDLLADSFSGTRLHAKDE; from the coding sequence ATGGAACCAGTCGAATTGCTCGAAGCTGCCAAGCAGGCGCGCGGTAATGCATATACGCCCTATTCCAATTTCCATGTGGGTGCGGCACTGCTGACCAAAGATGGGCGCATTTTCTTGGGCGCAAATGTGGAAAACAGTTCTTACGGTGCAACCATTTGCGCGGAACGTTCTGCTTTAGCGGCTGCGGTCAGCAGTGGCGCGCGTAGTTTTGCGGCCATTGCCATTGTCGGGGCGCCCGGCGGGGAAAAGGCGGACGCCCCCTGCCCGCCTTGTGGCATCTGCCGGCAGGTTATGTCAGAATTCTGCGGGCCGGACTTTCCCGTTTACCTTGCGGACGGACACGGCGGTGTGCAAAAGCATCGGCTGGGGGATCTGTTGGCGGACTCTTTCAGCGGAACGAGGCTGCATGCAAAGGATGAATAA
- the trmB gene encoding tRNA (guanosine(46)-N7)-methyltransferase TrmB: MRMRAKPWAGPELDACPFFLRNPQRMKNRWLEWFPRRQPLHLELGCGKGWFLAGLAPQHPEINYLGIDMKDAVLAPGKRLIEEAFGEKPVDNIALTAYDIERLPDILGEQDRVSRIYINFCNPWPRPRHHKRRLTHPRQLLLYRPLLEPDAQLWFKTDDAPLFAATLRYLPEAGFEILEQTQDLHAQNCPDNVMTEHEKMFSEQGVPILALKARLLP; encoded by the coding sequence ATGAGAATGCGTGCAAAGCCTTGGGCAGGCCCGGAACTGGACGCCTGCCCTTTTTTTCTGCGGAATCCGCAGCGCATGAAAAACCGCTGGCTGGAATGGTTTCCACGTCGGCAGCCGCTGCACCTGGAGCTTGGCTGCGGCAAGGGCTGGTTTTTGGCCGGTTTGGCGCCGCAGCATCCGGAAATCAACTATTTAGGAATCGATATGAAGGATGCTGTGCTGGCTCCCGGTAAGCGCCTGATTGAAGAGGCTTTTGGAGAAAAACCGGTGGACAACATCGCCTTGACCGCTTACGATATCGAGCGCTTGCCGGATATTCTGGGGGAGCAGGACCGTGTGTCCAGAATCTACATCAATTTTTGCAATCCGTGGCCGCGGCCACGCCACCACAAGCGCCGGCTGACCCACCCGCGGCAGCTGCTGCTGTACCGCCCGCTTCTGGAGCCGGATGCCCAACTATGGTTTAAAACAGATGATGCGCCGCTGTTTGCGGCAACCTTGCGGTATCTGCCGGAAGCCGGGTTTGAAATTTTGGAACAGACACAGGATTTGCACGCACAGAACTGCCCGGACAACGTCATGACGGAGCACGAAAAGATGTTTTCGGAACAGGGAGTCCCAATTCTTGCGCTGAAGGCACGTCTCCTGCCGTAA
- a CDS encoding YbaK/EbsC family protein has protein sequence MAPELKKVKEYLADCGLADRVLELQEVSATVEQAAHALHVEPACIAKTISFYREGGCLLIVAAGDCKIDNAKFKRTFGKKAKMLAGEDVQPMTGYPIGGVCPFANPAQAQVWLDESLHRFADVYPAAGTTSSAVRLTCAELEKVAHSCGWVDVCKPVRQEGVEAT, from the coding sequence ATGGCACCTGAACTGAAAAAAGTAAAAGAATATCTTGCCGACTGCGGTCTTGCGGATCGTGTGCTGGAGCTGCAGGAAGTGAGCGCTACGGTCGAGCAGGCTGCGCACGCACTGCACGTGGAGCCGGCGTGTATTGCCAAAACGATCTCTTTTTACCGGGAGGGCGGATGTCTGCTGATTGTCGCGGCAGGAGACTGCAAAATTGACAACGCCAAGTTCAAGCGCACATTTGGCAAAAAAGCAAAAATGCTTGCAGGCGAAGATGTGCAGCCAATGACCGGCTACCCGATTGGCGGTGTCTGCCCGTTTGCCAATCCGGCGCAGGCGCAGGTCTGGCTGGACGAGTCCCTGCATCGGTTTGCAGACGTGTATCCGGCGGCGGGCACGACCAGCTCGGCAGTGCGACTAACCTGCGCGGAGCTGGAAAAAGTCGCTCACAGCTGCGGCTGGGTGGATGTTTGCAAACCGGTGCGGCAGGAAGGAGTAGAAGCAACATGA
- a CDS encoding FAD:protein FMN transferase, whose amino-acid sequence MSKQKKITILLCGILAAVAAVLVFLWSRYGYRTQSYSNTSYAMGTYVQQTVYGKNAQAAATSAAQAVTALEDQISWRISDSDIHKLNDAAGSTWETLDSYTISLLKLSLDVAQKSDGLFDPTVLPVTSLWDFDGKQHVPTDSELKTLLPRVNYKDLRINEANHTASLKMHYEGVDLGSVGKGAACDKALEAYKKAGVQAAVVAAGGSIGLYGSKPDNSGWSVAIRDPKTSDQKAGSVGTISMESGQFVSTSGTYEKEFTKNGKTYHHLLNPKTGMPENNGLVSVTVVCKNGALSDALSTACFVLGREKGTALAKEYGAETIFIDSKAAVYVSNGLKDRFQLTNSSTYHLAS is encoded by the coding sequence ATGTCCAAACAGAAAAAAATCACCATTCTTCTTTGCGGCATTCTGGCGGCAGTTGCCGCCGTGCTCGTGTTCCTCTGGAGCCGCTACGGCTACCGGACGCAGAGTTACAGCAACACTTCCTACGCAATGGGAACCTATGTGCAGCAAACCGTTTACGGAAAAAATGCACAAGCCGCCGCCACCTCTGCGGCGCAGGCCGTCACCGCGCTGGAAGACCAGATTTCCTGGCGTATTTCCGACAGCGACATCCACAAACTCAACGATGCGGCCGGCTCCACCTGGGAAACCTTAGACAGCTACACCATTTCTTTGCTGAAGCTTTCCCTGGACGTGGCGCAAAAATCAGATGGTCTTTTTGACCCGACAGTGCTGCCTGTCACCTCGCTTTGGGACTTTGACGGCAAGCAGCACGTTCCCACCGACAGCGAGCTGAAAACCCTGTTGCCGCGCGTCAATTATAAAGACTTGCGCATCAATGAAGCCAACCACACCGCTTCTCTGAAAATGCACTACGAAGGGGTGGACCTCGGCTCCGTTGGCAAAGGTGCCGCCTGTGACAAAGCACTGGAGGCATACAAAAAAGCCGGTGTGCAGGCGGCAGTTGTGGCCGCCGGGGGCAGCATCGGGCTGTACGGCAGCAAACCAGACAACTCCGGCTGGAGTGTTGCGATCCGCGACCCGAAAACCTCGGATCAAAAGGCAGGCAGCGTTGGTACCATCAGCATGGAAAGCGGTCAGTTCGTTTCGACCTCCGGCACCTACGAAAAAGAGTTCACGAAGAACGGAAAAACCTACCACCACCTTCTGAACCCCAAAACCGGTATGCCGGAAAACAACGGGCTGGTGTCCGTAACCGTTGTCTGCAAAAACGGTGCGCTGAGCGATGCTCTTTCCACTGCCTGCTTTGTACTGGGTCGGGAAAAGGGCACAGCACTGGCAAAGGAATACGGTGCGGAAACCATTTTCATTGACAGCAAAGCTGCCGTTTATGTTTCCAATGGCTTGAAAGACCGCTTTCAACTGACGAATTCCTCAACATACCATCTGGCCTCCTGA
- a CDS encoding NusG domain II-containing protein, whose amino-acid sequence MKTTKKKDLLLIVPVLLLAAGLLLWNNLQPAPATLTAIVEENGKVTHTYNLSTQKSTQLVDIGGKYHVKLLLEPGKISFYHSDCPDQVCVRTGKLTKPGQTAVCLPAKVSVRVTGGKSEVDGVTG is encoded by the coding sequence ATGAAGACAACAAAGAAAAAAGACCTGCTTCTAATCGTGCCGGTTTTGCTCCTTGCTGCCGGGCTGCTGCTCTGGAACAACCTGCAGCCCGCCCCGGCGACGCTGACCGCCATCGTGGAGGAAAACGGAAAAGTCACACATACCTATAACCTTTCCACGCAAAAAAGCACGCAGCTTGTCGACATTGGCGGCAAATACCATGTAAAACTGCTGCTGGAACCCGGAAAAATTTCCTTTTATCATTCAGACTGTCCGGATCAGGTTTGTGTACGCACGGGCAAGCTGACCAAGCCGGGACAAACCGCCGTGTGCCTGCCCGCAAAAGTTAGCGTGCGGGTAACCGGCGGAAAAAGCGAGGTGGACGGCGTTACCGGTTAA
- a CDS encoding Gx transporter family protein encodes MHDKLRISRTTRRVAFIGMLGALALVLSALEAMLPPLPMLPPGAKLGLSNLVTMYAAGAVGLLPALAIALLKGLFAGAMSGSVALLMSTAGGLASTLVMWVLLQPKSQPFGFLGLGVAGALTHNMAQLGVAALLTTPAVSWYAPWLLLFGVLAGILTGLVLRAITPLLERFKP; translated from the coding sequence ATGCATGATAAACTGCGCATTTCCCGTACAACACGCCGTGTGGCTTTCATCGGGATGCTGGGGGCTTTGGCACTGGTGCTTTCCGCACTGGAAGCCATGCTGCCGCCGCTGCCGATGCTGCCGCCTGGCGCAAAGCTCGGTCTTTCCAATTTGGTAACCATGTACGCCGCCGGAGCGGTCGGGCTGCTGCCTGCCCTGGCGATTGCTTTGCTCAAAGGACTGTTTGCAGGGGCGATGTCCGGCTCCGTTGCGCTGCTAATGAGCACGGCGGGCGGGCTTGCCAGCACACTGGTCATGTGGGTGCTGCTGCAGCCAAAGTCTCAGCCATTCGGCTTTCTGGGGCTGGGCGTTGCGGGAGCGCTGACGCACAACATGGCGCAGCTTGGCGTGGCAGCTTTACTGACGACACCGGCTGTAAGCTGGTATGCACCCTGGCTGCTGCTGTTCGGGGTGTTGGCAGGCATTCTCACAGGACTGGTTCTGCGGGCAATCACTCCGCTTCTGGAGCGCTTCAAGCCCTGA
- the rsxC gene encoding electron transport complex subunit RsxC, with protein sequence MELSFPQKPFRTHGGAAVPHRKHAAQSESVVMPVPSEVAIPMQMHVGAPCKPMVKPGDPVTVGQKIGDSTGFVSAPIHASVSGKVKAIQKIQLCGGGYGDAVIIASDGKMEMCPDLKAPNITDLKSFLAAVRESGLVGLGGAGFPTHVKLNVPEGKKVDTLIINVAECEPYLTADNREALENTASVLDGVFTVKKMLGLSRGILAVESNKPQVIEKLRSMLDTDTRNTDKSVGVLALRATYPQGAEKVLIKACTDRVVPMGKLPADVGCIVMNVTSVAFLADYLKTGVPLVKKRLTVDGSAVAEPKNVIVPIGTRVRDVLAFVGMKGEPAKVLVGGPMMGMAVPTLDVPVQKQNNGLVCLDETEAHKPQMTACIRCGRCVMGCPMHLVPTRLEAYAKAKDVDALVDYDIMDCMECGTCAYNCPAGRPLVQAIRVGKALVKAGGAKK encoded by the coding sequence ATGGAATTGAGCTTTCCACAAAAGCCATTCCGAACGCACGGCGGTGCGGCGGTTCCGCATCGGAAGCACGCCGCGCAGTCGGAGTCGGTGGTCATGCCGGTTCCCAGTGAAGTCGCCATCCCCATGCAAATGCATGTGGGGGCGCCCTGTAAACCGATGGTCAAGCCCGGCGACCCCGTAACAGTCGGTCAAAAGATCGGCGACAGTACCGGATTTGTCAGCGCACCGATTCATGCCAGTGTCTCCGGCAAGGTCAAGGCCATTCAGAAAATTCAGCTTTGCGGCGGTGGTTACGGCGATGCCGTTATCATTGCCTCCGACGGAAAGATGGAGATGTGTCCAGACCTGAAGGCGCCAAACATCACCGACCTGAAGAGCTTTCTGGCAGCCGTTCGGGAGTCCGGCTTGGTTGGTCTGGGCGGTGCGGGATTTCCAACGCACGTCAAACTGAATGTTCCAGAGGGAAAAAAGGTCGACACGCTGATTATCAATGTGGCAGAATGCGAACCGTATCTGACCGCGGATAACCGCGAAGCATTGGAAAACACCGCCAGCGTACTGGACGGCGTTTTCACTGTAAAAAAAATGCTTGGGCTGAGCCGCGGCATTCTGGCCGTTGAAAGCAACAAACCGCAGGTCATAGAAAAACTGCGCTCTATGTTGGACACGGACACGCGCAATACCGACAAAAGCGTCGGGGTGCTGGCGCTGCGGGCCACTTACCCGCAGGGCGCTGAAAAAGTATTGATTAAAGCCTGCACCGACCGCGTGGTTCCCATGGGCAAGCTGCCGGCGGATGTCGGATGTATCGTGATGAACGTCACGAGTGTCGCCTTTCTGGCAGACTACCTCAAGACCGGTGTGCCACTCGTAAAAAAGCGACTGACAGTGGACGGTTCCGCTGTTGCTGAACCGAAAAACGTCATTGTGCCCATCGGCACCCGCGTGCGCGATGTGCTGGCCTTTGTCGGTATGAAAGGTGAACCTGCCAAAGTGCTGGTTGGCGGCCCGATGATGGGCATGGCTGTCCCCACTTTGGACGTACCGGTGCAGAAACAAAACAACGGCCTTGTCTGTCTGGACGAGACGGAAGCGCACAAACCCCAAATGACCGCCTGCATCCGCTGCGGACGCTGCGTAATGGGCTGCCCGATGCATCTGGTACCAACCAGACTGGAAGCTTACGCCAAAGCAAAGGACGTGGACGCACTGGTGGATTACGACATCATGGACTGCATGGAATGCGGCACTTGCGCCTACAACTGTCCGGCTGGCCGGCCGCTGGTGCAGGCAATCCGCGTAGGTAAAGCGCTCGTCAAAGCAGGAGGTGCTAAAAAATAA